A portion of the Francisella uliginis genome contains these proteins:
- a CDS encoding DUF3568 family protein → MKKIKLLAIGILAVSTLASCSNNASLSNDLNNTGDSIVRFVNGTFTAQIDNTSVSSVYDATKLALNNSKIYNITNSSIHAKSADISGTFATDKNYFNESGTDNFDVRIVKDSGSKVNIYIKIGKLGDKQASVDLLANIRTNLGL, encoded by the coding sequence ATGAAAAAAATTAAACTTTTAGCGATTGGGATATTAGCTGTCTCTACTCTTGCTAGTTGTTCAAATAATGCTAGTCTATCAAATGATTTGAATAACACTGGCGACTCTATTGTTAGGTTTGTTAATGGTACGTTCACTGCTCAGATAGATAACACTAGCGTAAGCAGTGTGTATGATGCTACTAAATTAGCTCTAAACAACAGCAAAATTTACAATATTACGAATAGCTCTATACATGCTAAATCTGCTGACATCTCAGGAACCTTTGCAACGGATAAGAACTACTTTAATGAGTCAGGTACTGATAACTTTGATGTTCGAATAGTTAAAGATAGTGGAAGCAAAGTTAATATATATATAAAAATTGGTAAACTAGGTGATAAACAAGCATCCGTTGACTTACTTGCAAACATAAGAACAAATCTAGGCCTATAA
- a CDS encoding AAA family ATPase: MSVYSEFGELLEFLNNRVVGQENLNKRLLIALLAGGHLLVEGAPGLAKTTAIKTLSESIDCSYHRVQFTPDLLPADLTGTEIYVPQQQTFEFQSGPLFHNLLLADEINRAPAKVQSALLEAMGEKQITVGKQTYPLSDLFMVMATQNPIEQEGTYPLPEAQLDRFMMFVKIEYPDPETEAKILAISRGEALGHKIKHPNIHQNTIFKAQQEVLNIRVSEAVEQYIIQLILATRDPSKYNQNIKKWIAFGSSPRGTIALDRAARAHAWLIGHDYVSPSDIHEVVYEVLRHRILLTFEAEVDGVTTDDVITELLKAVPIP; this comes from the coding sequence ATGTCTGTTTATAGTGAGTTTGGAGAATTATTAGAATTTTTAAATAATCGTGTTGTAGGTCAAGAAAACCTAAACAAACGTTTGCTTATAGCATTATTAGCGGGGGGGCATCTACTTGTTGAAGGAGCTCCAGGACTAGCGAAAACTACAGCAATTAAAACTTTGTCAGAAAGTATAGATTGTTCATATCATAGAGTACAGTTTACTCCTGATCTTTTACCTGCAGATTTAACAGGTACTGAAATATATGTTCCTCAACAACAAACGTTTGAGTTTCAGTCAGGTCCTTTATTTCATAATTTACTTTTAGCTGATGAGATAAATAGGGCTCCAGCAAAAGTACAATCAGCGTTGCTTGAGGCAATGGGTGAAAAACAAATAACTGTTGGTAAGCAAACATATCCGTTATCTGATTTATTTATGGTGATGGCAACACAAAACCCAATTGAACAAGAGGGTACTTATCCGCTGCCAGAAGCTCAGTTAGATAGATTTATGATGTTTGTTAAAATTGAGTATCCTGATCCAGAGACTGAAGCAAAGATCTTAGCTATAAGTAGAGGTGAGGCATTAGGACATAAGATAAAGCATCCAAATATTCATCAAAATACTATTTTTAAGGCACAACAAGAGGTTCTAAATATCAGAGTTTCTGAAGCTGTTGAGCAGTATATTATTCAATTGATATTAGCGACTAGAGATCCATCAAAATATAACCAAAACATCAAAAAATGGATTGCATTTGGATCTAGCCCAAGAGGAACAATTGCTTTAGATAGAGCTGCAAGAGCACATGCTTGGCTTATAGGTCATGATTATGTTTCTCCAAGTGATATTCATGAGGTTGTTTATGAAGTACTGCGCCATAGAATACTTTTGACTTTCGAAGCTGAGGTTGATGGTGTAACAACAGATGACGTTATTACTGAGCTATTAAAGGCTGTACCGATACCATAG
- a CDS encoding DUF58 domain-containing protein: protein MKNYKGIKPDVQELLSYRYQTKALKLFASQRVNSVNAGNSLSKAKGRGMDFDEVRHYQAGDDIRLMHWALTARLGKPYTKVYHEERERSLYFVLDQSKSMHFGTRECFKSVKASNILALIGFGALEAHEKVGGIIFDDNGYNFYPAKQNKSALVKMFNFVANDEKKYQLSSDKRLAEALKFLYAKIRSSSIVVVISDFSSFDEEANRYLKLLNNKNSVINVFSYDPIEKDLPGLDTYYFSDGKQRVVLDSASKKQNQVYKNIYKSRHDAIEEFSRKNKTGFIEVATNDNLVKTINYGVANYAK, encoded by the coding sequence ATGAAAAATTACAAAGGAATAAAACCTGACGTTCAAGAGCTCTTAAGCTATCGCTATCAGACCAAAGCTCTTAAATTGTTTGCAAGTCAAAGAGTAAATAGTGTTAATGCTGGAAATAGCCTTTCTAAGGCAAAGGGTCGTGGTATGGACTTTGATGAAGTTAGGCACTATCAAGCTGGTGATGATATTCGTTTGATGCATTGGGCTCTTACAGCAAGATTAGGTAAGCCTTATACAAAAGTTTATCATGAAGAAAGAGAAAGAAGTTTATACTTTGTTTTGGATCAAAGTAAAAGTATGCATTTTGGCACTAGGGAGTGTTTTAAAAGTGTTAAAGCTTCTAATATTCTTGCTTTGATAGGTTTTGGGGCATTAGAAGCACATGAAAAAGTTGGCGGTATTATCTTTGATGATAATGGCTATAATTTTTATCCAGCGAAACAAAATAAGTCAGCTTTAGTCAAGATGTTCAACTTTGTTGCAAATGATGAGAAAAAGTACCAATTATCTTCTGATAAAAGGCTTGCTGAGGCTTTAAAGTTTCTTTATGCGAAGATTCGTAGCAGTAGTATAGTCGTTGTTATAAGTGATTTTAGTAGTTTTGATGAAGAAGCGAATAGATATCTTAAACTGTTAAATAATAAAAACTCAGTGATTAATGTGTTTAGCTATGATCCAATAGAGAAAGATCTACCTGGTTTAGATACTTACTATTTTAGTGATGGTAAACAAAGAGTCGTTTTAGATTCTGCAAGTAAGAAACAAAATCAAGTCTATAAAAATATTTATAAAAGTAGACATGATGCTATAGAAGAGTTTTCACGTAAAAATAAAACAGGCTTTATAGAGGTTGCTACAAATGATAATTTGGTCAAAACAATAAACTATGGGGTAGCCAATTATGCAAAATAA
- a CDS encoding DUF4381 domain-containing protein encodes MQNNSLLEQLKDIYLPDRISQLWPLAYGWWIVLGIIVLIVILVLIVLRLKKKKKQYKNSIINEFRQEVESVYKNDPTHVLECISVYLKRVAMQKFPSEEIKTLYGEKWLEFLDSKIDEDSFEATKARLLENTYKPIELDRSTFDEVMAVAEKWLRRVI; translated from the coding sequence ATGCAAAATAATAGTCTTTTAGAGCAATTAAAAGATATTTATTTGCCTGATAGAATCTCTCAATTATGGCCATTAGCATATGGCTGGTGGATAGTTTTAGGTATTATTGTTTTAATAGTAATCTTAGTATTAATCGTTTTACGTCTTAAGAAAAAGAAAAAACAATATAAGAACTCTATAATCAATGAATTTAGACAAGAAGTAGAGAGTGTTTATAAGAATGATCCAACTCATGTTTTAGAATGTATATCTGTTTATCTAAAAAGAGTCGCAATGCAAAAGTTCCCTAGTGAAGAGATAAAAACTTTATATGGCGAAAAATGGTTAGAATTTTTGGACTCAAAGATAGATGAAGACAGTTTTGAAGCAACTAAGGCAAGATTACTTGAAAACACTTATAAACCTATCGAGCTAGATAGATCAACTTTTGATGAGGTAATGGCTGTGGCTGAGAAATGGTTGAGGAGAGTCATATGA
- a CDS encoding VWA domain-containing protein has product MINIEYPWFFILVVLPLVVYWIFPRAKNKQQSALKTPFFDQLQSQLGTHSAHDFSKANYFKYILAAIWLLLIVSGSGIQWLGKPISMPQSGRALMMAIDLSGSMSIQDMKKPNGKMESRFDLVMRVANQFLDTRKGDRVGLVLFGTRAYLQTPLTFDIPTVKKMLDDSSIAIAGPNTAIGDALGLSIKKLESYPNDSKAIILLTDGDNTAGLLQPLQAAEIAKQYGIKIYTIALGGGQMLIKTAFGKRLVNTSEDLATETLQKIAKMTGGQYFRAQNSSDLKNIYKDIDKLEPIKSDKTIVRPVTYLYPWSLGLALILSFVVAGMWLKRRGGH; this is encoded by the coding sequence ATGATAAATATTGAGTATCCTTGGTTCTTTATTTTAGTAGTTTTGCCTTTAGTTGTTTATTGGATTTTTCCTAGAGCTAAAAATAAGCAGCAATCAGCATTAAAAACACCATTTTTTGATCAATTACAGTCACAGCTGGGTACTCACAGTGCGCATGATTTTTCAAAAGCAAATTACTTTAAATACATCCTGGCGGCTATTTGGCTGCTGCTAATTGTTTCTGGATCAGGGATACAATGGTTAGGCAAGCCGATAAGTATGCCACAAAGTGGTAGAGCTCTGATGATGGCTATAGATTTATCTGGAAGTATGTCAATACAAGATATGAAAAAGCCTAATGGTAAAATGGAGTCAAGATTTGACTTAGTTATGCGAGTAGCAAATCAGTTTTTAGATACTCGCAAAGGTGACCGTGTTGGCCTTGTACTTTTTGGGACACGAGCATATCTACAGACTCCTTTAACATTTGATATTCCAACAGTTAAAAAAATGCTTGATGATTCTAGTATAGCTATAGCTGGTCCAAATACGGCGATAGGTGATGCACTTGGTTTATCTATTAAAAAACTAGAGTCATATCCAAATGATTCGAAAGCTATTATATTACTTACAGATGGTGACAATACTGCAGGTCTATTACAACCATTGCAAGCGGCAGAAATTGCTAAGCAATATGGTATAAAAATCTATACGATTGCTCTTGGTGGTGGTCAGATGCTTATCAAAACAGCCTTTGGAAAAAGGTTAGTAAACACATCAGAAGATTTAGCTACAGAAACCTTACAGAAAATAGCTAAAATGACAGGTGGGCAATATTTTAGAGCTCAAAATAGTAGTGATTTGAAAAATATATATAAAGATATAGATAAGCTTGAACCGATCAAATCAGATAAAACTATAGTTAGACCAGTTACATACCTTTATCCATGGAGTTTAGGTTTAGCGTTGATTTTGAGCTTTGTGGTTGCTGGCATGTGGCTAAAACGCAGAGGAGGGCACTAA
- a CDS encoding vWA domain-containing protein, with amino-acid sequence MDFHLLRPWWLLALIPVVILTILLFKYSAKSNSWSKYCDSHLLEHVTIGQDSKTNKTLIPLVFLVLWGIAVFALAGPAYRHKEVPVYQKNISRVITLDVSQSMDTSDISPSRLERAKYKILDILGRIKEGQVGMLVFSSEPFVVSPLTSDAKTVANLVPVLNSDIVPVKGHNITKAIKKSAGLIEQAGATDGQIILVTDSTPSAKAIQQAKDLAAKGIKIDVYAIGTPQGGIAKDAKGNYLKDAKGNIQYFGVNLSKLKSLANAGDGKLVTLTTNNTDIKSLLSEKINVGTKESKQDSANVFWQDDGIYIIWVLSILSVLIFRRGILERICR; translated from the coding sequence ATGGACTTTCATTTATTAAGACCTTGGTGGCTTCTAGCTTTAATACCAGTTGTTATATTGACTATATTGCTTTTTAAATATTCAGCAAAATCTAATAGCTGGAGTAAATATTGTGATAGCCATTTACTTGAACATGTAACTATAGGTCAAGACTCAAAGACAAATAAAACATTAATACCATTAGTATTCCTGGTTTTATGGGGCATCGCAGTATTTGCTTTAGCCGGCCCAGCGTATAGGCATAAAGAGGTTCCAGTTTATCAAAAAAATATCTCGAGAGTTATTACACTAGATGTTTCACAATCTATGGATACTTCAGATATATCTCCAAGTAGGCTTGAAAGAGCTAAGTATAAGATACTTGATATACTAGGTAGAATAAAAGAAGGTCAAGTAGGGATGTTGGTGTTTTCTAGTGAGCCTTTTGTAGTTAGTCCTTTAACTTCAGATGCAAAAACTGTTGCAAACTTGGTACCTGTGTTAAATTCAGATATTGTTCCAGTGAAAGGACATAATATTACCAAAGCGATAAAGAAATCAGCAGGGCTTATTGAACAAGCTGGAGCAACAGATGGTCAAATTATATTAGTAACTGATTCTACTCCGTCTGCTAAAGCAATACAGCAAGCAAAAGATTTAGCTGCAAAAGGTATAAAAATAGACGTATATGCTATAGGTACTCCACAAGGTGGAATAGCTAAAGATGCTAAAGGTAACTACTTGAAAGATGCTAAAGGTAATATTCAATATTTCGGTGTTAACCTTTCTAAACTTAAATCATTGGCAAATGCTGGTGATGGTAAGTTGGTAACACTAACGACTAATAATACAGATATTAAGAGTTTACTGTCAGAAAAGATAAATGTTGGAACAAAAGAGTCAAAGCAAGATTCAGCAAATGTTTTTTGGCAAGATGATGGTATCTATATTATATGGGTTTTGAGTATTTTGAGTGTTCTTATCTTTAGAAGAGGTATTTTGGAGAGAATATGTCGTTAA
- a CDS encoding tetratricopeptide repeat protein produces the protein MSLRRLIFILILIPSISFASSWDDLWQTRDQQGMSYYDSGNAKKAAVSFKNSDWKGASYYKAGDYKNAYQEFKKDSSAKGLYNQGNALTHLGQYKQAIDTYKKAIEKRPDFEDAKSNLEIAKELDKQKKKQQNNKNNKDNKNNKDNKNNKDNKNNKDNKNNKDNKNNKDNKNNKDNKNNKDNKNNKDNKNNKDNKNNKDNKNNKDNKNNKDNKNNKDQQKAEQNKMDQRQKELDKKESDKLLSMIDDDPGGLLRHKFARDYQRMIGDKRES, from the coding sequence ATGTCGTTAAGAAGATTAATATTTATTTTAATACTAATACCAAGTATTTCATTTGCTAGTAGTTGGGATGACTTATGGCAAACAAGAGATCAGCAAGGTATGAGCTATTATGATAGTGGTAATGCTAAAAAAGCTGCTGTATCTTTTAAAAATAGTGACTGGAAAGGGGCTTCATATTATAAAGCTGGTGATTATAAAAATGCATATCAAGAGTTTAAAAAAGATAGTTCTGCAAAAGGTCTTTATAATCAAGGGAATGCCTTAACTCATTTAGGTCAGTATAAACAAGCTATAGATACATATAAAAAGGCTATTGAAAAAAGACCAGATTTTGAAGATGCTAAAAGTAATTTAGAAATAGCAAAAGAGTTAGATAAGCAAAAGAAGAAACAACAGAATAACAAAAACAACAAAGATAACAAAAACAACAAAGATAACAAAAACAACAAAGATAACAAAAACAACAAAGATAACAAAAACAACAAAGATAACAAAAACAACAAAGATAACAAAAACAACAAAGATAACAAAAACAACAAAGATAACAAAAACAACAAAGATAACAAAAACAACAAAGATAACAAAAACAACAAAGATAATAAAAACAACAAAGATAATAAAAACAACAAAGATAATAAAAACAATAAAGACCAGCAAAAAGCTGAACAAAACAAAATGGATCAGCGTCAAAAAGAGCTTGATAAAAAAGAATCAGATAAGCTTTTATCAATGATTGATGATGACCCTGGTGGGCTTCTTAGACATAAATTTGCACGTGACTACCAAAGAATGATAGGAGATAAACGTGAAAGCTAA
- a CDS encoding BatD family protein: MKAKLFKLISIFTLSIMVVSISYANVSATISRNHIEKGETFELVLHLDSFSTQPNLDVLDKDFTVYNTSTSSKTTVINGKRESHFEMIVTLMPNKAGNLTIPAIKVGNQATKPIKIEVDKELSNEEQSKYQDLFAIGTLDTNQTYVNVPVLYTLRIYTSRPILSLQPKPFDIKKSDIKTTNHRKTYQKSINGKLYDVVEESFLIIPNTTGEIKIPAIVLQATIPNAFGQLGSRRKYFSTKAKILNVKPVPNDISIKDWFPASEVKISDNWSQDKSVKEGQLLTRTVKVKAEGVLSSDIPNLEFKSSDAFNVYPEKPELQDIEKGGHLTGVATYKIGYMPIKKGKATVPPVKLKWYDVDTHSSKIASLAAKTFDVQKGNMPSNLVSNNNSSPQVVEKIVQDPFWRDIAIAFIVLWVLTLILLIKIRYTKKAVQVVDDLASESVDKSTGIKEIKKACSSKDNIELQKAIISWANTKSDKHIFSLLEVARIFPELEQILKDLNGAIYAKKDFNQYKELLELIKEVKKTKKNKSGNLVKKLYE, encoded by the coding sequence GTGAAAGCTAAACTATTTAAATTAATAAGTATTTTTACATTATCAATAATGGTTGTAAGTATTAGTTATGCTAATGTATCAGCTACTATTAGTAGGAATCATATTGAAAAGGGTGAAACGTTTGAACTAGTTTTGCATTTAGATAGTTTTAGTACGCAGCCAAACTTAGATGTTTTGGATAAAGACTTCACTGTTTACAACACAAGTACTAGTAGTAAAACAACAGTAATTAATGGTAAGAGAGAGTCTCACTTTGAGATGATAGTTACGTTAATGCCAAATAAAGCAGGCAATTTGACAATACCGGCTATAAAAGTTGGTAATCAAGCAACAAAACCAATCAAAATTGAAGTTGATAAAGAGCTTTCAAATGAAGAGCAAAGTAAATATCAAGACCTTTTTGCTATAGGTACATTAGATACTAATCAAACGTATGTGAATGTACCAGTTTTATATACTTTAAGAATATATACTTCAAGGCCAATATTAAGCTTACAACCTAAACCATTTGATATAAAAAAATCAGACATTAAAACAACAAATCATCGTAAAACCTATCAAAAAAGTATAAATGGTAAGTTGTATGATGTTGTTGAAGAAAGCTTTTTAATAATTCCAAATACTACTGGTGAGATAAAAATTCCAGCAATTGTTTTACAAGCTACTATCCCTAATGCTTTTGGTCAATTAGGATCTAGAAGGAAATACTTTTCAACTAAAGCTAAGATTTTAAATGTTAAACCTGTGCCAAATGATATAAGCATTAAAGACTGGTTTCCTGCATCAGAAGTAAAAATCAGTGATAATTGGTCACAAGATAAAAGTGTCAAAGAAGGTCAACTTCTAACTAGAACAGTAAAGGTTAAGGCTGAAGGTGTATTAAGTAGTGATATTCCTAATTTAGAATTTAAATCATCTGATGCTTTTAATGTATATCCAGAAAAACCTGAGCTTCAGGATATTGAGAAAGGAGGACACTTAACTGGTGTGGCAACATATAAGATTGGTTACATGCCTATCAAAAAAGGTAAAGCAACAGTGCCGCCTGTTAAACTTAAGTGGTATGATGTTGATACACATAGTTCTAAAATAGCTAGCTTAGCGGCTAAGACGTTTGATGTTCAAAAAGGAAATATGCCGAGCAACCTTGTTAGTAATAATAACTCGTCACCACAAGTTGTCGAAAAAATTGTCCAAGATCCTTTCTGGAGGGATATAGCTATAGCATTTATAGTATTGTGGGTGTTGACGTTAATTTTATTAATAAAAATCAGGTATACAAAGAAAGCAGTTCAAGTAGTTGATGATTTAGCGTCAGAATCAGTGGATAAATCAACTGGTATAAAAGAAATTAAAAAAGCATGCTCTAGTAAAGATAATATAGAGTTGCAAAAAGCTATTATTAGTTGGGCAAATACTAAATCAGATAAACATATATTTTCATTATTAGAGGTTGCAAGAATCTTCCCAGAGCTAGAGCAAATTCTAAAAGATCTAAATGGTGCAATATATGCGAAGAAAGATTTTAATCAGTATAAAGAGTTACTAGAATTAATTAAAGAAGTTAAGAAAACTAAAAAAAACAAGTCTGGTAATTTAGTGAAAAAATTATATGAGTAA
- the pcp gene encoding pyroglutamyl-peptidase I, giving the protein MKKIFFSIFIFLTIIITAEAKTVLITGFTPFGGEKINPSWQAVRSLPDIINGAMIVKKQLPVSFERSTQKLDSLIKQYNPDIIINVGEAGGRSAVSLERVAINIDDARIPDNDNNQPKDKKISKEGKNAYFTKLPIYQIESSVKNQGVPVYISNTAGTFVCNHVMYHLLKLLDKKYPNKIGGFIHVPYAPSQVVDKKDTPSMSTSNATQALVKAIQESIKAQG; this is encoded by the coding sequence ATGAAGAAAATATTTTTTAGTATATTTATATTTTTAACAATTATAATTACGGCTGAAGCAAAAACTGTCTTAATAACTGGATTTACACCTTTTGGAGGTGAAAAGATAAATCCATCTTGGCAAGCAGTTAGGAGTCTACCAGATATTATTAATGGCGCGATGATTGTCAAAAAGCAGCTGCCAGTGTCATTTGAACGTTCAACACAAAAGCTTGATAGTTTAATAAAGCAATATAATCCAGATATCATCATAAATGTAGGAGAAGCTGGGGGGAGATCTGCGGTGTCTCTTGAAAGAGTTGCTATAAATATTGATGATGCTAGAATCCCAGATAATGATAATAATCAGCCTAAAGATAAAAAAATATCTAAAGAAGGTAAAAATGCATATTTTACAAAGTTGCCTATATATCAGATAGAAAGTTCAGTAAAGAACCAGGGAGTTCCAGTTTATATATCTAATACTGCTGGGACATTTGTATGCAATCATGTAATGTATCATTTACTAAAACTATTAGACAAAAAATATCCTAATAAGATCGGTGGTTTTATCCATGTGCCGTATGCACCAAGCCAAGTTGTTGATAAAAAAGATACTCCTAGTATGAGTACTTCTAATGCTACACAGGCGTTAGTAAAAGCTATACAAGAATCAATCAAAGCTCAAGGATAG
- a CDS encoding transporter suffix domain-containing protein — protein sequence MKKKDWKYCLGLMLFCLSFVPYIIVFCIMPFLGLSTASYLAISSILLASAEGMFVISVMLLGRTIVDAMKAGVKRVFKSAFSQQKPISYKRYLLGIIMFFASLIYPTVITEMVLIFDKVKQVGELNMILILFSGDLIFIASFFVLGTDFITKLKSAFKYRA from the coding sequence ATGAAAAAAAAGGATTGGAAGTACTGTTTAGGACTTATGCTTTTTTGTTTGTCATTTGTACCGTATATAATAGTTTTCTGCATTATGCCTTTTTTAGGTTTATCTACAGCTAGTTATTTGGCAATTTCATCTATATTACTAGCAAGTGCAGAAGGCATGTTTGTTATATCTGTAATGTTACTTGGAAGAACTATTGTAGATGCGATGAAAGCTGGGGTAAAAAGGGTGTTTAAGTCTGCTTTCTCACAACAAAAACCTATTAGTTATAAAAGATACTTGCTAGGTATTATAATGTTCTTTGCTAGTCTAATATATCCGACAGTAATTACTGAGATGGTTCTTATTTTTGATAAGGTTAAGCAAGTTGGTGAGCTTAATATGATCCTTATCTTATTTAGTGGAGACTTGATCTTTATAGCGAGTTTCTTTGTTCTAGGAACTGATTTTATAACAAAGTTAAAGTCAGCTTTTAAATATCGTGCCTAA
- a CDS encoding DNA polymerase III subunit chi, translating into MKVEFQVLQTSEQKVLLDSIIDYVLDNYKNSTFAILAPAGIAKELDERLWQEGEESFIPHHCAISAKEYNQYKNIPILITDNLFITSGFDVLINIMDVAVDPQRIKIKELKEFVYQQEQALLASRKKYMYYKNSNLEINTIKE; encoded by the coding sequence ATGAAAGTAGAGTTTCAAGTTTTACAAACATCTGAGCAAAAAGTACTTCTAGATTCTATAATTGACTATGTTCTAGATAACTATAAAAATAGTACATTTGCAATTTTGGCACCTGCTGGAATTGCCAAAGAGCTAGATGAAAGATTATGGCAAGAAGGGGAGGAGTCTTTTATACCTCATCACTGTGCTATAAGTGCTAAAGAGTATAATCAGTATAAAAATATTCCTATCCTAATAACAGATAATCTATTTATCACTTCTGGTTTTGATGTGTTGATAAATATTATGGATGTGGCAGTAGATCCTCAAAGGATTAAGATAAAGGAGCTTAAAGAGTTTGTCTATCAGCAAGAGCAGGCATTACTAGCCTCACGTAAAAAATATATGTACTACAAAAATTCTAATTTAGAAATTAATACTATAAAAGAGTAA
- a CDS encoding nicotinamide mononucleotide transporter family protein, with protein MELAISILGYITQFTQVIGWRINLLLGAFLFASLSAFTYSDELYANAIIRALAAIVCFLGFINWKTSIYYFKKWHLLPYILVVFVVAMIQVQFTNNPLPILDTVVASMGLIATFLMAVRSIYCWLFLITLNALETIMFFMVHNYYLSLMQLVYMLTSVIGIIVWKKRGVDRSLSTN; from the coding sequence ATGGAATTAGCAATATCTATATTGGGATATATAACACAATTTACACAAGTTATTGGATGGAGAATAAATTTACTATTAGGGGCTTTTCTCTTTGCAAGTTTATCGGCATTTACATACTCTGATGAGTTATATGCAAATGCTATAATTAGGGCTTTAGCAGCAATTGTTTGCTTTTTAGGCTTTATAAATTGGAAAACATCTATTTATTATTTTAAGAAATGGCACTTATTACCTTATATATTAGTAGTTTTTGTTGTTGCCATGATTCAGGTTCAATTTACGAATAATCCTTTACCAATACTTGATACTGTTGTTGCATCTATGGGTCTTATAGCAACATTTTTAATGGCGGTTAGAAGTATTTATTGTTGGTTATTTCTCATTACCCTAAATGCTCTAGAGACAATAATGTTCTTTATGGTTCATAATTATTATCTGTCGCTGATGCAACTTGTATATATGCTTACATCTGTAATAGGTATTATCGTTTGGAAAAAAAGAGGTGTTGATAGATCTTTGTCAACTAACTAA